The Myxocyprinus asiaticus isolate MX2 ecotype Aquarium Trade chromosome 4, UBuf_Myxa_2, whole genome shotgun sequence nucleotide sequence GAGgttgaataattattttaataaaatcttgctatttagaaatattaggttatatattcacactatgactttgaatgtgtcactcaactgatatagatgtaaagttcaAAAATTCtggggtcatcagaaaagcttaccatTGTAAATCCTAactgtcttgggggggggtgaataatttcaattgcaactgtacatgtatggacctacagatcggaaatattcttctaaaaatctccatttgtgttctgcagaagaaagaatgtcatacacgtCTTGGATgacgtgggtgagtaaatgagaaaattttcatttttgggtgaactatccctttaagaggacaGTGTGTCTTCAGAACAGCTTCACTCCGTTAGAACCCATATCACTTTTTataacaaacaacatttttaacgTTTCTTGGCATTACTATGTTGTTTGGTCATGTACAATGGTACAACATGCTTTGGGGTGGTGCATGAATATGGAAATCATTCAGTACAATGCTACATATTAaagtacaatggtattaccatctgataccactgTACTATGGTTCCATAACAGTATTTCTTTTTCAGTTTAGTGGAATAATGCACTACTTTAACCAGAAGGAAGTTCTCCCATTCTTTGAAAAAGAAAATCTCATCAAATTTCCACTAAGATGTAGAAGTGGGAATGGAATTTATTGGACTATATCCTGGTATTGTTGCTGAAACATGTTTGCTGTATGTACCTCAAAAGTTAAGACAAGGCACTATCTACTGGCCAGCACGAGGAACTACAGAAGTCCTCCTCAATGGATTTTTTGCCATTAGTCTTgtcagaattacatttttttttttttgtcaaactcTCTTggacataaatataataaaatcactAAAATCCATATTCTGTAGATAGTTTAAATATTTGGACTGCAATTTTGAATTAAGATTCAAAtgtcaaaattacaattacagtttatttacattttaaaaccaaCAATGGTAAACCTGTGTGTAGACAAGAGCAAATGTTCTACAGTATGTTCTGTGTACAGCCTCCAGTCACTTCATTTACTTGAAATCCGATTAGCTATATGTGATCATTTTAAATACAGCAAAATGAAATTCCTGTTAGTTAAATGCATGGTATATACTGCACTTATGCTATATTATGCAAACAAGTGGTAAATAAGACAAATTTTTACTATATAAGAAAAACAAAGAGGATATTATCTGCTAGTCTGAAAGTCTTTGACTTTTAGTTGTTTGTGACATAAATCCAGAGCAGCTGATTAAAGTGATGATATAAGTGTAGTGCAAATTCATTTGGTGATGATAGCAACAGCTTTCTTCATCCAAGCATTGTTGTTCAGTAGAGAGAGCATGAAACGAGCCACATTTCCTCTTGAAACGGACTGTCCAATTGGAAGACCATTTTCATCCGGGACATAATAACCTTCGTGAGTTAGAAACTCATTGGCTTTgacaacaaagagaaaaaaagatcACAAATTTaagtacaaaaatacaaaagtacCTTTTGTCTGTGATATAAGTCGTAAAAATTATAATCTGTTTATTCATGAAGTCCACCTGTGGCCGGTGTATTCTTGAGACCAGGGGGCCTGACAACAGTCCAGTTAATGTCTTCAGTCTGCTTAAGAACATTTTCCATTTCATACATGTTGTTTAGAACACTTCTGATCATCGGAAGCAACATGAAGCGGATTAGAAAGGAAGAATTGGTGCCCGAATTAGCTGTAAAAGGTACCATAGAAATCCAGTTACTAAATCAGACAACTTACATATAGTTTTAGGATAAAACCTTTGGTTTAATGCCcctttaataaaattgcacttacGGTCAGTGTACCAAGATGTCATGGTGATGATTCGATTAACTTTGACATCACGCATTGCATTTATTGCTGCCGTCATAGACTGGGTGTAGCCAGTGACACCATAAAAAAACGAGACTGGAAAGCCAAGACAGGACATCACAGCATCCTGACCTTTGAAGTGCGGTTTCAGGCTGTCTTCTGAGAAAATGTCTCCTTCAACCACCTATCACATGGGCGCATACAGTTAAAGAGTAAATGGTAATGAGGCTGCTTACTGGTCATAGTTCCTAATGTGCTGGCTGAAAATCAAATTGTTTCAATTGCTGTCTTTACATCACTGTCCATAAAGAAAATAGCTTTCATTCTTCAAGCAAATCATGTGAAGATATCAACCCATAAATGAGACACATTAGAATTTTATGCCATCCTTGTGACTGTTATGCTCAATT carries:
- the LOC127439827 gene encoding flavin reductase (NADPH)-like, translated to MKVAVLGATGQTGQQLVNQALQQGHTVTAVVRNPGKLTVTHENLKVVEGDIFSEDSLKPHFKGQDAVMSCLGFPVSFFYGVTGYTQSMTAAINAMRDVKVNRIITMTSWYTDPNSGTNSSFLIRFMLLPMIRSVLNNMYEMENVLKQTEDINWTVVRPPGLKNTPATANEFLTHEGYYVPDENGLPIGQSVSRGNVARFMLSLLNNNAWMKKAVAIITK